The following are encoded together in the Salmonella enterica subsp. enterica serovar Choleraesuis genome:
- a CDS encoding sodium:proline symporter, with the protein MAISTPMLVTFLIYILGMILIGFIAWRSTKNFDDYILGGRSLGSVVTALSAGASDMSGWLLMGLPGAIFLAGISESWIAIGLTLGAYINWKLVAGRLRVHTELNNNALTLPDYFTGRFEDKSRVLRIISALVILLFFTIYCASGIVAGARLFESTFGMSYETALWAGAAATIIYTFIGGFLAVSWTDTVQASLMIFALILTPIIVIFAVGGISDSMAVIAAKSSENLDMFKGLNLVAIISLMGWGLGYFGQPHILARFMAADSHHTIVNARRISMTWMILCLAGTVAVGFFGIAYFSNNPDQAGAVNQNAERVFIELAQILFNPWIAGILLSAILAAVMSTLSCQLLVCSSAITEDLYKAFLRKNASQRELVWVGRMMVLVVALVAIALAANPENRVLGLVSYAWAGFGAAFGPVVLFSVLWSRMTRNGALAGMIIGAATVLIWKQFGWLGLYEIIPGFIFASIGIVVFSLLGKAPSRAMEQRFSEADTIYNTPATAQLQQADR; encoded by the coding sequence ATGGCTATCAGTACCCCGATGCTGGTGACATTCTTGATATATATCCTGGGAATGATCCTGATAGGCTTCATCGCCTGGCGTTCGACTAAAAACTTTGATGACTATATTTTGGGTGGCCGCAGTCTGGGCAGCGTGGTTACCGCACTGTCGGCCGGGGCCTCTGATATGAGTGGCTGGTTACTGATGGGGCTACCGGGAGCTATCTTCCTGGCCGGTATCTCAGAAAGCTGGATTGCCATTGGCCTGACTCTTGGGGCCTATATTAACTGGAAGCTGGTGGCCGGACGTCTGCGGGTGCACACCGAGCTGAATAATAACGCGCTGACACTGCCGGACTACTTTACCGGACGTTTTGAAGATAAAAGCCGCGTCCTGCGTATTATCTCTGCGCTGGTTATTCTGCTGTTTTTCACTATCTATTGTGCTTCCGGCATTGTGGCCGGCGCGCGTCTGTTTGAAAGCACCTTCGGCATGAGCTACGAAACGGCGCTGTGGGCCGGTGCTGCGGCAACGATTATTTATACCTTTATCGGCGGTTTCCTGGCGGTAAGCTGGACGGATACTGTGCAGGCCTCGCTGATGATTTTCGCCCTGATTCTAACCCCGATTATCGTTATTTTCGCCGTCGGCGGTATTAGCGATTCTATGGCGGTTATTGCGGCGAAAAGCAGTGAAAATCTGGATATGTTCAAAGGACTGAATCTGGTCGCGATTATTTCACTGATGGGCTGGGGCCTGGGCTATTTTGGTCAGCCGCATATCCTGGCGCGTTTTATGGCGGCGGATTCGCATCACACCATTGTTAACGCTCGCCGTATCAGTATGACGTGGATGATTCTGTGTCTGGCGGGTACCGTGGCGGTAGGCTTCTTCGGCATTGCTTACTTCAGTAATAATCCGGATCAGGCGGGAGCCGTTAACCAGAACGCCGAGCGCGTGTTTATCGAACTGGCGCAGATACTGTTTAATCCGTGGATTGCCGGGATATTGCTGTCGGCCATTCTGGCGGCGGTTATGTCAACGCTGAGCTGCCAGCTGCTGGTTTGCTCCAGCGCAATTACAGAAGATCTCTATAAAGCTTTCCTGCGTAAAAATGCCAGCCAGCGCGAGCTGGTCTGGGTAGGGCGAATGATGGTGCTGGTGGTGGCGTTGGTTGCAATTGCTCTGGCGGCTAACCCAGAAAACCGCGTGCTGGGTCTGGTAAGCTACGCCTGGGCCGGCTTCGGAGCCGCTTTTGGCCCGGTGGTGCTGTTCTCAGTGCTTTGGTCACGCATGACTCGCAACGGCGCGCTGGCCGGGATGATTATCGGTGCCGCTACCGTGCTTATCTGGAAACAGTTCGGCTGGCTGGGGCTCTATGAAATTATTCCGGGCTTCATCTTCGCCAGTATCGGGATCGTTGTCTTCAGCCTGCTGGGTAAAGCGCCGTCGCGCGCTATGGAGCAGCGCTTCTCTGAAGCGGACACTATTTACAACACGCCTGCTACCGCTCAGTTGCAGCAGGCTGACCGCTAA
- a CDS encoding amidohydrolase, with product MSQTASLILTHGKIHTLDSQLPQTEAVAIKDGKILATGSHDQVMGLADEGTQIVDLQGHTVIPGLNDSHLHLIRGGLNYNLELRWEGVPSLADALRMLKDQADRTPSPQWVRVVGGWSEFQFAERRLPTLEELNEAAPDTPVFVLHLYDRALLNRAALKAVGYTKDTPEPAGGEIVRDSNGNPTGMLIAKPNAMILYSTLAKGPKLPLEMQVNSTRQFMRELNRLGLTSAIDAGGGFQNYPEDYQIIEQLHANKQMTVRIAYNLFTQRPKQEIEDFERWTDMLKPGQGTDFYRANGAGEMLVFSAADFEDFLQPRPDLPEGMEDELERVVRHLVEHRWPFRLHATYDESISRMLDVFEKVNRDIPFNGLHWFFDHAETITERNIDRVKALGGGIAVQHRMAFQGEYFVDRYGNDAVKHTPPVAKMLAAELPVGLGTDATRVASYNPWTALYWLVSGRTVGGMAMYDDNNRLPREVALELWTAGSAWFSSEQGKKGRLMPGQLADLVVLSKDYFTVPEQEIKGIESVMTVVDGKVVYAAGHFTPLAPPAIPVVPDWSPVTKVPGHYRSAPPAAAKVGAVVQMHQCCGSCGVHGHQHDIARKSGIPVSDDRAFWGALGCSCFAF from the coding sequence ATGTCTCAAACTGCCTCTCTTATTTTGACCCACGGGAAAATACATACGCTTGATAGCCAGCTTCCGCAGACCGAAGCGGTGGCTATCAAAGATGGAAAAATTCTGGCTACCGGTAGCCATGACCAGGTGATGGGCCTCGCTGATGAAGGGACGCAGATTGTCGATCTGCAGGGGCATACCGTTATTCCTGGATTAAACGACTCACACTTGCATTTGATTCGCGGTGGGCTGAATTACAATCTTGAACTGCGTTGGGAAGGCGTGCCGTCGCTGGCCGATGCGCTGCGAATGCTAAAAGATCAGGCCGACCGAACCCCGTCGCCACAGTGGGTCAGGGTAGTGGGGGGCTGGAGTGAGTTTCAGTTTGCCGAGCGTCGCCTGCCGACTCTGGAAGAGCTTAACGAAGCTGCGCCAGATACGCCGGTCTTTGTGCTTCATCTTTATGATCGCGCGTTGCTAAACCGCGCGGCGCTTAAGGCGGTAGGCTATACCAAAGATACGCCTGAACCGGCGGGCGGCGAGATTGTACGCGATAGCAACGGTAACCCGACCGGGATGCTTATCGCTAAACCAAACGCCATGATCCTATACTCCACGCTGGCCAAAGGGCCAAAACTGCCGCTGGAAATGCAGGTCAACTCCACCCGACAGTTTATGCGTGAGCTTAACCGTTTGGGCCTGACCAGCGCCATTGATGCGGGCGGTGGCTTCCAGAATTACCCGGAAGATTACCAGATAATTGAACAGCTGCATGCCAACAAGCAGATGACGGTTCGTATCGCCTATAACCTGTTTACCCAGCGTCCAAAGCAAGAAATCGAGGATTTCGAGCGCTGGACCGATATGCTAAAACCGGGTCAGGGCACCGATTTCTATCGTGCGAATGGCGCGGGAGAAATGTTGGTGTTCTCTGCGGCGGACTTTGAAGATTTTCTCCAGCCGCGCCCGGATTTACCGGAGGGAATGGAGGATGAACTGGAGCGGGTGGTGCGCCATCTGGTCGAACACCGCTGGCCGTTCCGCCTGCACGCGACCTATGATGAGTCGATTAGCCGAATGCTGGATGTGTTCGAAAAAGTTAACCGGGATATCCCGTTTAACGGACTGCACTGGTTCTTCGATCACGCGGAAACTATAACCGAACGCAATATCGATCGCGTTAAGGCGCTGGGCGGCGGGATCGCCGTGCAGCATCGTATGGCGTTTCAGGGCGAATACTTTGTCGATCGCTACGGGAATGACGCGGTGAAACATACGCCGCCGGTAGCAAAAATGCTGGCGGCTGAGCTGCCGGTAGGATTAGGGACCGATGCCACCCGCGTGGCGAGCTACAACCCGTGGACGGCGCTGTACTGGCTGGTATCCGGGCGTACCGTCGGCGGTATGGCTATGTACGATGACAATAACCGTTTGCCGCGCGAGGTGGCTCTGGAGCTGTGGACTGCGGGCAGCGCCTGGTTCTCTAGCGAGCAGGGTAAGAAAGGGCGTCTGATGCCGGGACAGCTGGCTGACCTGGTGGTGCTATCTAAAGATTATTTCACGGTTCCGGAGCAAGAGATCAAGGGCATTGAGTCCGTGATGACGGTGGTTGATGGCAAAGTCGTCTACGCAGCCGGGCACTTTACGCCACTGGCACCGCCAGCTATACCGGTCGTGCCTGACTGGTCACCGGTTACGAAAGTGCCGGGCCATTATCGCTCAGCACCGCCGGCAGCCGCAAAAGTAGGGGCTGTGGTTCAAATGCATCAATGCTGCGGCAGTTGCGGTGTGCATGGTCATCAGCATGATATCGCCCGCAAGTCAGGTATTCCGGTCTCTGACGACCGTGCTTTCTGGGGCGCTTTGGGCTGTTCCTGCTTCGCATTTTAA
- a CDS encoding antibiotic biosynthesis monooxygenase yields MSQNKHVTLVITHALQPGQAEQYEQWLGKIMPVAAEYPGHLGANVIRPSDGQNLWNIIIRFDTLEHLYNWTQSDTRRELVEEIAPLLAEGDKTEVRTEAAFWFTPPAPHVRQPLSWKQFLVTLLVIFPSTNLVPWVTGIVLPSLKGTLLMHLINDACVVALVVWLWMPLVTRLFAGWLKKA; encoded by the coding sequence ATGTCGCAAAACAAACATGTAACGCTGGTAATCACCCATGCTTTGCAGCCTGGTCAGGCAGAGCAGTATGAACAGTGGCTGGGGAAAATTATGCCGGTCGCGGCGGAATATCCCGGTCATCTCGGTGCCAATGTGATTCGTCCCAGCGACGGACAGAATCTGTGGAACATTATTATTCGTTTTGACACCCTTGAGCACCTCTATAACTGGACTCAGTCTGATACCCGTCGCGAACTGGTAGAAGAGATTGCTCCTCTGCTGGCTGAAGGCGATAAAACCGAGGTGCGCACTGAAGCCGCATTTTGGTTTACGCCACCCGCACCTCATGTTCGTCAGCCGCTAAGCTGGAAACAGTTTCTCGTTACCCTGTTGGTTATTTTCCCCAGCACTAATCTGGTGCCATGGGTGACGGGAATAGTGTTGCCCTCTCTAAAGGGAACATTGTTAATGCATCTGATTAATGATGCCTGTGTGGTTGCGCTGGTGGTCTGGCTCTGGATGCCCCTCGTAACCCGTCTGTTTGCCGGATGGCTAAAAAAGGCCTGA
- a CDS encoding hydrolase: MSIRELINPANSTLIFIDHQPQMSFGVANIDRQTLKNNTVALAKAGKIFNVPVIYTSVETKSFSGYIWPELLAVHPDVKPIERTSMNSWEDAAFVKAVKATGRKKLIISALWTEVCLTFPALMALDEGYEVYVVTDTSGGTSVDAHERSIDRMVQAGAVPVTWQQVLLEYQRDWSRKETYDAVMDLVREHSGAYGMGVDYAYTLVHGLPERKA, translated from the coding sequence ATGTCTATTCGGGAACTGATTAACCCTGCTAACTCCACACTGATTTTTATTGATCATCAGCCACAAATGTCATTTGGCGTAGCGAATATCGACCGCCAAACCTTGAAAAATAATACCGTTGCTCTGGCGAAAGCCGGAAAAATATTCAATGTTCCAGTCATTTACACTTCGGTGGAAACCAAAAGTTTTAGCGGCTACATCTGGCCTGAGTTACTGGCGGTGCATCCGGACGTAAAACCTATTGAGCGTACCTCTATGAACTCATGGGAAGATGCGGCCTTTGTTAAAGCTGTGAAAGCGACTGGACGTAAAAAACTGATTATCTCCGCGTTATGGACGGAGGTTTGCCTGACTTTCCCGGCGCTTATGGCTCTGGACGAAGGCTATGAAGTGTATGTGGTGACCGACACTTCCGGCGGTACTTCGGTGGATGCCCATGAACGCTCGATTGACCGTATGGTTCAGGCCGGTGCTGTACCGGTAACCTGGCAGCAGGTTCTTCTGGAGTATCAGCGCGATTGGTCGCGTAAAGAGACCTATGATGCGGTAATGGATCTGGTTCGCGAACACAGTGGCGCTTATGGCATGGGCGTGGATTACGCGTATACCCTGGTGCATGGTTTACCTGAGCGCAAGGCGTAA
- a CDS encoding LysR family transcriptional regulator, producing MRINLDVLLILDALDKYGSFAAAAQSLFKTPAALSYMIQKLENDLDIKLLDRSGHRARFTDTGRIMLEKGRLLLNAAKDLEKQATQLRSGWEKELAIALDESFPIESLLPFIEAFYALNKQTRLNITHHTLAGSWEELTHNGADIILGAINEPPTSAAWSYKMLGALDNVFVVAPTHPLAAATESLTSEQVRQHRAIVITDSARFCQRLHSNLMDEQEQLRVDNFHSKVKLLRAGLGCGFLPRHIARPWLESGDLVEKQVVSFRQKDIAYMAWRNGNDGLAQQWWQQTLLNSSEITQLYQ from the coding sequence ATGCGTATCAATCTGGACGTTCTGCTAATTCTGGACGCGCTCGACAAATACGGCTCTTTTGCCGCAGCAGCCCAATCGCTATTTAAAACACCTGCGGCTCTGAGCTATATGATTCAGAAGCTGGAAAACGATCTGGATATCAAGCTTCTCGACCGCTCCGGCCACCGCGCCCGATTTACCGACACCGGTAGGATAATGCTGGAAAAAGGCCGTTTGCTGCTTAATGCCGCAAAAGACCTTGAAAAACAGGCCACGCAATTACGTTCAGGCTGGGAAAAAGAGCTGGCCATAGCGCTGGATGAGTCATTTCCTATCGAGTCACTATTACCGTTCATTGAAGCGTTTTACGCACTCAATAAACAAACGCGTCTTAATATCACTCACCATACTTTGGCCGGTTCGTGGGAAGAGTTAACCCATAATGGTGCAGATATCATTCTGGGGGCGATTAACGAGCCCCCTACTTCTGCGGCCTGGTCATACAAAATGCTGGGCGCGCTGGATAACGTATTTGTTGTTGCTCCGACTCACCCTCTGGCCGCCGCCACTGAAAGCCTGACCAGTGAACAGGTTCGCCAACACCGGGCCATCGTAATCACTGACAGCGCCCGCTTTTGCCAGCGATTACATAGCAACCTTATGGACGAGCAGGAGCAGCTCCGGGTCGATAATTTTCATAGTAAAGTGAAGCTGCTGCGGGCGGGTCTTGGCTGCGGTTTCCTTCCACGCCATATCGCCAGGCCGTGGCTGGAGTCGGGTGATTTGGTGGAAAAACAAGTGGTCTCTTTCCGCCAGAAGGATATTGCTTATATGGCATGGCGTAATGGAAACGATGGCCTGGCCCAACAGTGGTGGCAGCAAACGCTACTCAATAGTTCTGAAATTACTCAGCTGTATCAGTAA